Proteins encoded together in one Thermococcus gammatolerans EJ3 window:
- a CDS encoding class III signal peptide-containing protein has product MRKGQSAVEYLLIIVAVLIVIGISVHYLRGTTRNVPYYNQLVLDPLIFKNATADYGDVKIEAHLVDNGDGTYKVEYKIWALKASVRKAQLALVCFNKPPDVAGYQVITHEGPLEPVNYWANYWTPVPEEYFPCEIRFYIWKD; this is encoded by the coding sequence TTGAGGAAGGGGCAGTCCGCCGTTGAGTACCTCCTGATCATCGTTGCTGTCCTGATAGTTATCGGTATCAGCGTGCACTACCTCCGGGGGACCACCAGGAACGTCCCCTACTACAACCAGCTCGTCCTCGATCCGCTGATTTTCAAGAACGCCACCGCAGACTACGGCGATGTGAAAATAGAGGCGCACCTTGTGGATAACGGAGATGGAACGTACAAGGTGGAGTACAAAATCTGGGCGCTCAAGGCATCTGTCAGAAAAGCTCAGCTAGCCCTAGTGTGTTTTAACAAACCCCCCGATGTGGCAGGTTATCAGGTGATCACCCACGAAGGACCGCTCGAACCCGTCAACTACTGGGCCAACTACTGGACGCCGGTTCCGGAGGAATACTTCCCATGCGAGATAAGGTTCTACATCTGGAAGGACTGA